The Oscillatoria acuminata PCC 6304 genomic interval CTGAGAGATCAAGTTGCTCTGGGGGGATGAATTCGGGAATCCAGGGGTTTTGGATAGCGGGTACTCAGGGAGGTTAGAGTTTCCGCAAACAGGGTAAGCGACGACGACGGCGATCGGGTCGGAATTCTAAACCGAAAGTTTGATAATCGGAGGCACTCAGTACCCGGAACCGATTTAATTTTACGGTGCGATCGCCATCGATGCTAGAAATAATCGATTCTGGATCACTGGCATCGCCGCCTAGTTTCTCAAATGCCTCTTTGACTGTGAGCCATTCGATCGTCCCCCGCTTGTTTTTTGTTGCCGTAGGGGTAGTAACCTCTGGAGTAGATTTAGCGCGAGTTCTCCGTTTGGTGGGAGCGGGTTCCTCTGCTGGAGGAGGAGGAGGAGCGATTGTTTTTGTTTTAGAGGTTTCTTTTGCGGCGGGGAGCTTTTTTTCGGCTTTAGCCTGACGCCGCCGTCCATTATTTGGAGTTTTGGTTGTGGTTTTGGTTGTGGTTTTGGTTTTAGACTGCTTAGAGGCCGGGGGTTCGGCGGGTTCTTTAGCGGCCCGGGTTTCAGCAGGTTTTTCCAAGGCCGGGGGTTCGTCCGGTTCTTTAGAAACCTTGCTGGTCTTGGTTTCCTTGACCGTACTGGTTCTTTTTTGGCCTTTGGTCGCAGTTTTGGGGGTACTAGGAGCCTCGACCGGGGTCGGAGGTTCAGAGGAACTTAATCCTTCTTCTAAGACGGTAATTCGTTTAGTTAGACTGGATAGAACATCCGAATCTAAGCGATCCATGACGCTAGAGATTTTTACCTCTAGGTCTTCGAGTCGTTTTAGGAGGGTGGTGTCGGGAGTTGTTGCCGGGGTTGCCGGGGTTGTAGGAGTTGTAGGAGTTGTAGGAGTTGTTGTCGTGGGGGTGGGTTGATCTGCCTCTCCGGAAAAGACTTGTTGGAGGGCTTTAACCACGACTTCGGTGCGGTTGGAACTGGTGGAGACAACAATCTCATCGATCGCCTCTAAGAGTTCTTCAGGTAGTCTTAAGGTAACTGGTTTGGTTGGCATTTTCTATAACGTCATACAGGGTTATCCCATCCTATAGCGTCTTGGGGACGTCATACAGGGTTGATTTGGGATTTATAGATCGAAAATACATCGAATCGCGTCCACTTTTAGCAACGAATATTACTAGAAGGGTTAGAGCGCGTTTACGAATGTGATCAAAGATGGCGGGGAGTTGGTAGCCGATCGCGCTGGTAGACGGACGTTCTCCCTAGGGAGTGCGCCGTTCATTTAACCGTTATAACACGACTAGAAAACAGTTTCCTACTTAAAAGTCTAGTTCTGTGATTGGCACGATCGCTCTGGCGTTGGAGACGTCAGGTCGAAAAATCCGGTTGCAAAGCACTTTGCGAACCCTACTCCAATATTTTTCTCCGTAAGACCGCCTGTCTTGCGAGATCAATTGGAATGATCGTGATTAAGCCGGTTGTCGCTACTGTCGTATTAACAGGGCGCTGCATCACCAATCCCGTTTTTTATTGTAAAGTCAAGCTGTTGATTTCGTCAAAAATTTTTGTTTTTTGATCAGCCGATCGCCAGGGGAGTCTGATCGCCCGGTTACTCCCTCCAGCTACCTCTCGGAGTTGATTTGAAACAAAGGAGACTGTTATTAAAAGGAATAAATAACAGGAGTGGCTGGTTAATTGCACAGAATGCAGGGGTTCGCTTTTCTTGATCCGGCGCTCAATCCTTACCCCCAAGGATGCCGGTAGAGTTTTCCAGACCTGAGACAAGCCATCCAGTTTCTGCATGAGATGGGTAGGGAATCAGCAAAGATTTTTGAAAGAAACCCGGTTGATCTTCCCCCTGCTGTACCAACGCTCTAAACTGAGGCGATCGCCTGATGAACCGTGGCTGTACCTCTGGCCAAATACTTTAGGTTGGATCAAATAGATGGGTCACAAATCCCTGGGTGCAGGCCGTCCTTGACTCTAATTTATACCAATTTGGGTTTAACCGGATTCGATTCCTGGACTAAAACTTAGGGGCGATCGCCTCAATAAAATGTTTCCCTTACCCCCTAAAATAGGAGCAGGATTCCCTCGATTACCCAGTCGGGCTTAAACCCATCCAACAGCGGGTCAATCCCATCGGGAGTGGCCCAACTGCCAAGGGCGATCGGCCCATTCCACCGAGGCTAGGATGGGTCTTCAATCCGATTCTATGGCAATGGTAGGAGTCAGAGCACTCCGGTGAACATTCTCCACTCAAATCTGTTCAAACCCCCCTAGTATTTGTACCGTAGGTCCCCCCTCCTTCCCCTGTCCTTCCCCTAATCGAGTTGACTCTTCAAGGGATAGCTACCCTGTGCCCCGAGGGAAAAGTCCGCTCAGATTAGGGTGCAATTCCTGGAGATTTGATATCAGGAATTTCCCCCGGAGGCAATCTGTACCGAGATCAAAGATGCAGGGAGTTGACAGTTGCCTCATGAGCTCATAGTTATGACCTCTGGGAACGCCAACCTCTACAATATTCCCATTGTTCCGTCTGAGGACAAGGCTATGCCTTGTGCATCCGGGAAAAATTGGAGAAAATTTTTCTGAAAAACCCGAAACGGGAAGCTGATGAGATCGCCGACTCTCATCAAGTCTTAACACGGGGTAATAACTGCCGAGACGCTCAAAACTATCCAAGCACCAGAGGTGCAGATTATTGTAATATTTCGCAATATTGATGACAATTGGGCAGTGGATAAATGGAGTTTGAGATCGGAAACTGGTAGGGGTGAAGTGGCGATCGCTGACGATCACAAAGACTCTCCTTTGGGGTAAACTCCACTGTTTGAAGGATGGAAAGGGCCACTCGCATCTCACACCGGGGGAATGGTACACCGAGCAAAACCCGCAGAAATCCCCAGGTATTGCTCACCCCTGATCTTTTCTTGATCTTTTCTTGATCTTTCCCTGATCTTTCCCTGATCTTTATACAGGGTTGGGATTCATCAAGGATAGAACACCGCTAAACCCCTCAGTTACTTGGCTGGTCGGGGAAATACATCGCTGCCAACTTCCGGCCAAGGTGTGGGGAAATATAGACACTCAAAAGCCGGTGACCCGCTTTGCAATTGCATCCAGGTGAGGCAGTGAAATCCCTCCTAACTCAGAAGGGCGTGACCGGATGGCAAGAAATACTTAGGTGTTCCTAGAACTCTAGCCGACGGACCCGAAATTGAGTTTAAGACGGGGGTGAACCGTTCCCACTTTGCCAGAGATCGCCCCTAATTCCTTCCCTCCTGCCAACTCTCGGTTTAGACTAAGGTAGAAGTGACCTTAAACCTAAAATTGAATTAGGCAACTGCATCGCCAAGCATCCCCCCACCATCTCGCCTCGAAGCAATTCAGTATTTTTTCTGGGCCAAAAAATAAAGAAACTATTAAAATCACCAACAGCATAGTAACTTTCCCCGGGAAAGGTTGAATCTTAGAATTGTGGACTCCAGGATTTAAAGTCGAAAAAAAAGGTATATCAAATGGTCATTCCCGTAGAACCCAACCCATTCTCATCCCCAGGAACTCGCAAATTGACTCCGATTGAATCCGTAGACTCTCGTCAACCCATCAAAGAAACTCGCAATTCAGGGATTGTGTTGGAACTGCTAGATCTCGCCTGGAATTACGACGATGACACCATTCCTTTAAACTTTGAGGAGAAAAATGGTGCTACACCCGTACAAAATCAGGGAGGTCATTCTCAAGGAGAGTCTAAACCTGTTCGGGTTGAGGTGAGTTTTCGACTGGATTCGGACCACTGGAAAGACTTGATGCAATCAATGGCGATCGCCATTGAAGAAAAACAATCCTGGCAATGGTCAGGTCACCCAATGGCTGCGAATCCCTCAACCCTACAGAGGGAGTCCGGGGAAGCTGCCAGGGTGAAGGGTTCTGCTCATCCCAGGACCGGAACCTCCCAAAGTCAGTCTCCTGATGGATGCAACCGGAACTCTAACCTGGAAGCGGATCATCCCAGTTCTTGTTCATCCTCCCTGTGGGCGTTGGTGGAGATTCAAGAACAGTTACTGATGGCTGTAACACCAGATTTCAACCGGGAAACTCAGCTCTATGAAGAGATTTTACAACAACTGGCACAGGTGTCTGGGGCGATAGGGGCCTACTTCTGGGAAACTAAGGAGGTCGGGAATGGAGAGGGGACTTGCTTACGATCGCAGTGGTATGCGGGGGACTTCCCCAGGGAAGGGACGGTCCCGAATTTACCGGATTTAGAACAGATAATCGCCTCGGAGGGACAACCGATTTCCCTAAAAGTGGCTCAACTGCCGAAATCAGACCGCTGTTTTTTTAGCGATCGCGCGATCGCCTCGATTCTGATGATTCCTGCCATGACTGAGGAGGGTTGTCTGGGATGGATGGGGTTTGAGCATTCCCAGGCGAACCCCGTCAGTCTGGGAGAAATTCCTGTATTGCAAACTGCCGGACGGGCGATCGCCGCTTATCGACGACAGTCTAAGGGCGATATTCAAGGGAGTGGGTTATCCCCGGAACCCGGGGATACAATGGCCCTGCTAGACCCCGAGGGAACCCTTCTGGAGATTCTAACCCCTGGGGAGAAAGTCGGTGGAGATTCACAAATGGCACAGGAAGTGGGTCTTCCCTTTTGGAACAGCCGATGGTGGACTCCGGGAGAATCCCAGAGAAAATCCCCTCCAGAACAGGATACACAAGGGCAATTAAAGCAAGCGATCGCTACAGCCGCTGGGGGGGAGTTCGTTCGCAGTTGCCTTCATTTCAAAGGTCGCCATGGCAGGGGTGAGGGGGTTAATTTTTGGCTCAAACCTGTTTTTGATCGCCATCATCAAGTCGTATTATTGATTTGGAAAGGACAAAGAGCGATCGCACCGGACCGGGTTCAGGCATCCTCAGAACTGGAGAGTCTGACATCGGATCCAAATCCTCGGGATTGTCCAGGAATGCAACCGATTCCATTACAACCCTCAATGTTATTAACCGTCGAACTGAGACAATCGCGGTCCTGCATCCGCAAATCTCATCCGACATCCGCTGATCGGGACACCTCAACCGGATTGTTCCTCAAACATCCCAACCACCCGAAGCGCGTTCGGGTGAGGATTCCCACTCAAACTTTAGGAAATCGGGTTCGGAAGGCGATCGCCCAAGCATCTTGGCTGGAGTGGGGGGTAAATGAAGCATCCGATGCCATTGCCATCACCGACCTCAACGGGATTCTCACTTATCAAAATAGAGCATTTCAGGAACAATTTGGATATAGTTGTGATGAACTCAATGCCGCCGGAGGGATTTGCCAACTGTACAGCACGCCCGAACTGGACCGCGAAATTTGCCAAAGTTTGCGCCGTGGGTATATTTGGTTTTCCGAAGTCTTGTTACAAAAAAAAGACCGAACTAGCAAGAGGGCCTGTTTGCGATCTCATGCCATTCCCGATCAAACTGGCGCAGTTGTGGGGATTTTTAGTATTTATACCAATATTGTAGAGGTTACGCTCCCTGATGGCGAAGGAGAACCCGCTTCGTCATGTGATCAGGAAAATCATAAATGCCTCAATCGCCTTCAGGAAAGTAATCGACGATTGCAATTAGCTCTTGAAGGCAGCAATTTGGAATTATGGGATTGGAATCTGGAGACGGGAGATTTGTTTATCGGGAAAAAATGGAGAGCGATCGCCGATTGGAGCTCCGATGAAACCCTGAATCCGGTCCAATCCTGGCGCAGACTGATTCATCCGGAGGATTTACCCCGGGCGATCGCCGCCTGGAACCACCATCTCAACGGCGGTACTCCGGTTTTTGAAATTGAATACCGGATTCGCACTAAAAGCGGGGAATGGCAATGGATTTTGGACCGGGGTAAGGTGGTAGAACGGGATCAGCAGGGCCAAATTCGCCGGATATTAGGGACTCACAAAAATATCACTCACCGCAAACAGTACCAAGAAGCCCTCGAAAAGGAACGCCTGCAATTGCGAGAAATCATCAATCGCGCACCTGTAGCAATGGCCATGTTTGATCACAATCTACGTTATATTGCCCATTCTCAAAAGTGGTTCAGTGATTACGGGGGCGACCTTTCGGGCCCAAATCCTTCCTGGATCGGATGTCACTTTTTTGCAGTCATGCCGGATCTGTTTGAACGCTGGCATCCCCTGTTAGATCGGGTTCTCGCCGGAGAAACCATTTCTTCCGGGGAAGATTGCTGGGAAAGGGCTGACGGATCTAAACTCTATCAGCGTTGGGCGATTCAGCCCTGGTACAGTCCCACTGGGGAAGTTGGAGGAATTGCCATTGTCACCGATAATATTAATGAACTGGTAGAAGCTCGGGAAACTGCCCTAGAAGCAGCCCGAATCAAATCCCAATTTCTGGCCAACATGAGTCATGAAATTCGGACCCCTATGAATGGGGTGTTAGGCATGACGGGTTTATTATTGCAAACCTCGCTTTCTAATCAGCAACGGGATTGTGCTGAAACCATCCGCATCAGTGGCGAACATTTATTGCGGGTTATTAATGATATTTTGGACTTTTCTAAGCTGGAAGCCGGAGAAATGAATCTTGAATCTTTAGATTTTCAACTGTCAACTTGTATTGAAGAAGTCGTGGATTTATTAGCGGCTCCAGCTCATCAGAAGGGTTTAGAATTGGCTGTCTGGATTGATCCGAAGGTCCCGCAACACTTAATCGGAGATCCAGCCCGCCTCCGTCAGATTCTGTTGAATTTGATTAACAATGGGATTAAATTTACTCACCGGGGGGAGGTGGTTGTTCAGGTCAATCAGTCGATGAAGCCCGAATCCCTAGATGCGAAAGGGCAAGAAGTCTGGCTGCGGTTTACGGTGCAAGATACGGGGATTGGCATTCCGAAAGAGCGCCAAAACAAACTGTTTCAATCTTTTTCTCAAGTGGATACTTCCACAACCCGACGCTATGGGGGGACCGGGTTGGGATTGGCGATTTGTAAACAATTGGTGGAACTGATGGGGGGAGAAATCGGGGTGGAAAGTTACCCCGATCGCGGCTCTAATTTTTGGTTTGAACTCAAGTTTCGCAAACAAGGGACTCGGGTATCCGGTTCGATTCCCCGTTGTGCTCTGCCGATCGCCTTAACGGAAGTTAAGGTATTAGTGGCTCACCCGAGTGCCGCGACTCGTCAATCGTTACGATATCTTGCGGCGGATTGGGGAATTGGTCTTGATGAAGTAGAAAATTATAGCAGTTTGTGCCAGACTTTGCAAGCAGCGGCTACTGCCGGACAACCCTATCAAGTGGCGATCGTTGACCTGCATTTGCTCTTAGGACTTGAGGACGATCGCCAAGAGCATGGAGACTGTCAAGAGGATTGTAAAAATTGTACAGATTGTACTCTCAGTGATGAGCCTGATCCCTCTATGGTCGAAGAATTTATCCAAAAATTATCCCCGTTTACCCCAGAAACTTCCCTATTTTTGATGACCACACTCCAATATCGCGATCGCGCCTTGGCACTAGTCCAATGCTCACAACAGCGAGGGTTGAGTTTTGTGGAAGGACATCTGGTCAAACCCGTGCGCTCATCCCAACTGTTGAATAGTCTGATGACTGTGGTCCTGCGCCCGCAAACCCGGTCCGGCGATCGCACCGTCTCGGACTCCCCCCAAAATCCAGTGCCATCCCCGATTCATTCCCCGGTCAAGATTTTAGTCGCTGAAGACCACCCGATTAATCAACAGGTGATTCTCCAACAATTAGAGGCATTAGGCTATCAAGGAGAATGTGTGGGAAATGGTGTCGAGGCGATCGCCCGCCTCGGCCAAAAGCACTACGATATTGTCTTGATGGACTGTCAGATGCCCGGATTAGATGGCTATCAAACCACCCAAGAAATCCGCAAACGAGAAGCAACTGGGTCACTTTGTCAGTCTACCGAGAGCGATTCCCCGGACCACTCCCCTCCTCACAAAACCGTTGTCATTGCTCTCACGGCTCATGCCATGTCTGCGGAACGGGAGAAGTGTCTCGCTGCCGGGATGGATGACTATCTGAGCAAACCCGTCCATCTGGATCACTTGAGTGCGCTTTTAGAACGGTGGATTGCTCGACCCCATCAGCCGATCAACAACTTGAACCAACCCCCAGAACCGGATTCCGCGACTCCAGATCTGCCTGTTGATCTTGCCGAGGCGATCGTCTCGGACTCTCCATCCCCGCTCAACCTAGACCGTCTGGAACAAGTCTCTCGCGGCAAACCCGCATTGCAGCGCCGCTTATTAGAGGCATTTGCCCACACCGCCACTACGGATACTCAGGCGATCGCCTCCGCCATTCAAGCCAATGATTGTGTTAAGGTTGACCGGGTATCCCATCGCCTGAAAGGATCCAGTGCCAATGTAGGAGCGCAAGCTATGTCAGCCCTGGCTGAACAGTTAGGCACCCTCGCTCGGGAAAATCGCTTATCTGAAGCGGACTCAGCTTTATCTAGCTTACAAGCTCAATTACAAAGCGTTCGCGAGTTTATTGACACTCATTTACCCGAGTTACTTTAAATCCCCTGGTGAAACCCTTACTCAAACCCCTGCGGTTTTCTAACCCAAGTTGAGTTAAGAGTAAGCCCCTCTGATTCAGAGGGGTTTGCAGGGATAACCTGCCCATTTTAGGACCCGAAACCTGGTTTCTAGTCCTGAAAGACCCGCTAGGAAACTAGGGAGCCTCTCAATTTTGAAAAGAGACCTAACCCCCCAGCCCCCTTCCCTCAGAGGGAAGGGGGAGAAAGAGATTTATTTCCCCTGTACAGCATTAAAAAAAAGAGACCTAACCCCCCAGCCCCCTTCCCTAAGAGGGAAGGGGGAGAAAG includes:
- a CDS encoding ribbon-helix-helix domain-containing protein, translated to MPTKPVTLRLPEELLEAIDEIVVSTSSNRTEVVVKALQQVFSGEADQPTPTTTTPTTPTTPTTPATPATTPDTTLLKRLEDLEVKISSVMDRLDSDVLSSLTKRITVLEEGLSSSEPPTPVEAPSTPKTATKGQKRTSTVKETKTSKVSKEPDEPPALEKPAETRAAKEPAEPPASKQSKTKTTTKTTTKTPNNGRRRQAKAEKKLPAAKETSKTKTIAPPPPPAEEPAPTKRRTRAKSTPEVTTPTATKNKRGTIEWLTVKEAFEKLGGDASDPESIISSIDGDRTVKLNRFRVLSASDYQTFGLEFRPDRRRRRLPCLRKL
- a CDS encoding ATP-binding protein, which produces MVIPVEPNPFSSPGTRKLTPIESVDSRQPIKETRNSGIVLELLDLAWNYDDDTIPLNFEEKNGATPVQNQGGHSQGESKPVRVEVSFRLDSDHWKDLMQSMAIAIEEKQSWQWSGHPMAANPSTLQRESGEAARVKGSAHPRTGTSQSQSPDGCNRNSNLEADHPSSCSSSLWALVEIQEQLLMAVTPDFNRETQLYEEILQQLAQVSGAIGAYFWETKEVGNGEGTCLRSQWYAGDFPREGTVPNLPDLEQIIASEGQPISLKVAQLPKSDRCFFSDRAIASILMIPAMTEEGCLGWMGFEHSQANPVSLGEIPVLQTAGRAIAAYRRQSKGDIQGSGLSPEPGDTMALLDPEGTLLEILTPGEKVGGDSQMAQEVGLPFWNSRWWTPGESQRKSPPEQDTQGQLKQAIATAAGGEFVRSCLHFKGRHGRGEGVNFWLKPVFDRHHQVVLLIWKGQRAIAPDRVQASSELESLTSDPNPRDCPGMQPIPLQPSMLLTVELRQSRSCIRKSHPTSADRDTSTGLFLKHPNHPKRVRVRIPTQTLGNRVRKAIAQASWLEWGVNEASDAIAITDLNGILTYQNRAFQEQFGYSCDELNAAGGICQLYSTPELDREICQSLRRGYIWFSEVLLQKKDRTSKRACLRSHAIPDQTGAVVGIFSIYTNIVEVTLPDGEGEPASSCDQENHKCLNRLQESNRRLQLALEGSNLELWDWNLETGDLFIGKKWRAIADWSSDETLNPVQSWRRLIHPEDLPRAIAAWNHHLNGGTPVFEIEYRIRTKSGEWQWILDRGKVVERDQQGQIRRILGTHKNITHRKQYQEALEKERLQLREIINRAPVAMAMFDHNLRYIAHSQKWFSDYGGDLSGPNPSWIGCHFFAVMPDLFERWHPLLDRVLAGETISSGEDCWERADGSKLYQRWAIQPWYSPTGEVGGIAIVTDNINELVEARETALEAARIKSQFLANMSHEIRTPMNGVLGMTGLLLQTSLSNQQRDCAETIRISGEHLLRVINDILDFSKLEAGEMNLESLDFQLSTCIEEVVDLLAAPAHQKGLELAVWIDPKVPQHLIGDPARLRQILLNLINNGIKFTHRGEVVVQVNQSMKPESLDAKGQEVWLRFTVQDTGIGIPKERQNKLFQSFSQVDTSTTRRYGGTGLGLAICKQLVELMGGEIGVESYPDRGSNFWFELKFRKQGTRVSGSIPRCALPIALTEVKVLVAHPSAATRQSLRYLAADWGIGLDEVENYSSLCQTLQAAATAGQPYQVAIVDLHLLLGLEDDRQEHGDCQEDCKNCTDCTLSDEPDPSMVEEFIQKLSPFTPETSLFLMTTLQYRDRALALVQCSQQRGLSFVEGHLVKPVRSSQLLNSLMTVVLRPQTRSGDRTVSDSPQNPVPSPIHSPVKILVAEDHPINQQVILQQLEALGYQGECVGNGVEAIARLGQKHYDIVLMDCQMPGLDGYQTTQEIRKREATGSLCQSTESDSPDHSPPHKTVVIALTAHAMSAEREKCLAAGMDDYLSKPVHLDHLSALLERWIARPHQPINNLNQPPEPDSATPDLPVDLAEAIVSDSPSPLNLDRLEQVSRGKPALQRRLLEAFAHTATTDTQAIASAIQANDCVKVDRVSHRLKGSSANVGAQAMSALAEQLGTLARENRLSEADSALSSLQAQLQSVREFIDTHLPELL